The following proteins are encoded in a genomic region of Stegostoma tigrinum isolate sSteTig4 chromosome 2, sSteTig4.hap1, whole genome shotgun sequence:
- the klhl7 gene encoding kelch-like protein 7 — MASVGTEKSSIKKKSEKKFAAREEAKLLATFMGVMNNMRKQKLLCDVLLVVSDRKIPAHRVVLAAASHFFNLMFTTNMLESKSYEVELKDAEPDIIELLVEFAYTARISVNSNNVQSLLDAANQYQIEPVKKMCVEFLKEQIDASNCLGISVLAECLDCPELKTSADAFIHQHFTEVYKTDEFLQLDVKRVTHVLKQDALTVRAEDQVYDAAVRWLKYDELNRQQYMVDILAKVRFPLISKNFLSKTVQAESLIQDNPECLKMVISGMRYHLLSPEDREELGESTRPRQKKHDYRIALFGGSQPQSCRYFNPKDYTWMDIRCPFEKRRDAACVFWDNVVYILGGSQLFPIKRMDCYNVVKDSWYSKLGPPTPRDSLAACAAEGKIYTSGGSEVGNSALYLFECYDTRTENWHTKPSMLTPRCSHGMVEAKGLIYVCGGSLGNNVSGRVLNSCEVYNPATESWTELAAMLEARKNHGLVFVNDRIYAVGGQNGLGGLDSIEYYDIKTNDWKMVSTMPWKGVTVKCAAVGPIIYVLAGFQGVGRLGHILEYNTETDKWTTNSKVRAFPVTSCLICVVDTCGANEEKVDT, encoded by the exons AAGCTTTTGTGTGATGTGCTTCTGGTGGTGTCAGATCGAAAAATCCCAGCTCACCGAGTAGTGCTTGCAGCTGCCAGCCACTTTTTCAATCTAATGTTTACCA CAAATATGCTTGAATCAAAATCTTATGAAGTGGAGCTCAAAGATGCCGAACCTGACATAATTGAACTGTTGGTCGAGTTTGCATATACTGCAAG GATCTCTGTTAACAGCAATAATGTTCAATCTCTCTTGGATGCAGCAAACCAGTATCAGATTGAACCAGTGAAGAAAATGTGTGTTGAGTTCCTCAAAGAGCAAATTGATGCTTCAAATTGTCTTG GAATAAGTGTATTGGCAGAGTGCCTTGACTGTCCAGAGCTGAAGACTTCAGCAGATGCATTCATTCATCAGCATTTCACTGAAGTTTATAAAACTGATGAATTTTTACAACTTGATGTTAAAAGAGTAACTCATGTATTGAAACAAGATGCTCTGACAGTTAGAGCAGAAGACCAG GTTTATGATGCAGCAGTCAGATGGTTAAAATACGATGAACTCAATCGACAGCAGTACATGGTTGATATTCTGGCTAAAGTCAGATTTCCGTTAATCTCTAAGAATTTTTTGAGCAAAACTGTCCAAGCAGAATCACTCATACAGGATAATCCAGAGTGTCTTAAAATGGTTATTA GTGGCATGCGTTATCATCTTCTGTCTCCAGAGGACAGAGAAGAGTTGGGAGAAAGTACACGACCACGACAAAAGAAACATGATTATCGTATTGCATTGTTCGGTGGATCTCAGCCACAGTCCTGTCGATACTTTAATCCTAAG GATTATACTTGGATGGACATTCGTTGTCCATTTGAGAAACGTCGAGATGCAGCGTGTGTCTTCTGGGACAATGTTGTGTACATATTAGGTGGTTCACAGCTTTTCCCCATCAAACGGATGGACTGCTACAATGTGGTTAAGGATAGCTGGTATTCTAAGCTTGGTCCTCCAACACCTCGAGACAGTCTTGCTGCATGTGCTGCAGAAGGCAAGATTTACACATCTGGTGGCTCTGAAGTAG GAAACTCTGCCTTGTATCTGTTTGAATGCTATGATACCAGAACAGAAAACTGGCATACCAAACCCAGTATGTTGACACCCCGGTGCAGCCATGGTATGGTTGAGGCTAAAGGACTTATCTATGTTTGTGGGGGAAGTTTAGGCAACAATGTATCCGGAAGAGTTCTGAATTCCTGTGAAGTGTACAATCCTGCAACTGAATC GTGGACAGAGCTTGCTGCTATGCTGGAGGCTAGGAAGAACCATGGATTAGTTTTTGTTAATGATAGAATCTATGCTGTTGGAGGACAAAATGGACTTG GTGGTCTGGATTCCATTGAGTATTACGATATTAAAACGAATGATTGGAAAATGGTGTCAACAATGCCCTGGAAAGGGGTAACAGTTAAATGTGCAGCAGTAGGCCCTATTATCTATGTCTTGGCTGGTTTCCAAGGTGTAGGCCGATTGGGTCACATTTTGGAATATAACACTGAGACTGACAAATGGACAACTAATTCTAAGGTCCGTGCGTTCCCTGTAACCAGTTGTCTTATATGTGTTGTGGACACTTGTGGTGCAAATGAAGAAAAGGTCGATACTTGA